A region from the Pontixanthobacter aestiaquae genome encodes:
- a CDS encoding TIR domain-containing protein: MSIADYFQQNENLRVETLSEQKLVRGDMELSKRLDQAGELLEIQEGDAFIQQGDNSKSIYFILSGTTEIVVNGRKVATRGPSDHVGEMAVIQPTQLRSATCIAAEQQLVLRVKGEDFNNISEEFPKIYQPLAKEMAKRLLERNNSMPGHRENVRVFIICSVEALDIARTIQNAFEHDPFNVTVWTDGVFKIATYPVEALEAELENSDFALAIAHADDRTLSRDVEWPSPRDNVIFELGLFLGRLGRSRAILMEPRDGEIKLPSDLSGITTIPYSFPDEKNDVASAMAPACNRLRDHIQSLGPYNG, from the coding sequence ATGAGTATCGCCGATTACTTCCAGCAGAACGAAAATCTACGAGTAGAAACTCTCTCTGAACAAAAGTTGGTTCGAGGAGATATGGAGCTGAGTAAGCGCCTTGATCAGGCTGGTGAACTTTTGGAAATTCAAGAAGGCGACGCATTCATTCAGCAGGGAGACAACTCAAAGAGCATTTATTTCATATTGAGTGGCACGACCGAGATTGTTGTAAATGGTCGAAAAGTCGCGACAAGAGGACCTTCAGATCATGTTGGCGAAATGGCTGTGATCCAGCCAACACAACTAAGATCTGCAACATGTATTGCGGCTGAGCAACAGCTAGTTCTTAGGGTGAAAGGTGAGGACTTCAACAATATCTCCGAAGAGTTCCCGAAGATATATCAGCCCTTGGCAAAAGAAATGGCTAAGCGTCTGCTTGAGCGTAACAATTCAATGCCTGGGCATCGTGAGAATGTGAGGGTCTTCATAATTTGCTCGGTGGAAGCCCTCGACATAGCTAGAACAATTCAAAACGCGTTTGAACACGATCCATTCAACGTGACTGTTTGGACGGATGGCGTATTTAAAATTGCTACCTACCCGGTCGAGGCGCTTGAAGCCGAACTAGAAAACTCTGATTTTGCATTGGCAATTGCGCACGCAGATGATCGTACGCTCAGCAGAGACGTTGAATGGCCTAGTCCGAGGGACAACGTGATTTTCGAGCTGGGCCTTTTCTTAGGGCGACTGGGCAGGAGTCGGGCAATTTTGATGGAACCGAGAGATGGTGAGATAAAGCTGCCGAGCGATCTAAGTGGTATAACCACTATCCCATATTCATTTCCAGATGAAAAAAACGACGTAGCCAGTGCAATGGCCCCTGCTTGCAATAGGCTCCGCGATCACATTCAATCGCTTGGCCCATATAATGGTTAG